The Anguilla anguilla isolate fAngAng1 chromosome 4, fAngAng1.pri, whole genome shotgun sequence genome has a window encoding:
- the tmem200ca gene encoding transmembrane protein 200C has product MIATGGLLRISARRQDSLRAKNRAENKRKRKAKKKRKNDVVVVKGKLKLCSISGLVAAVGILVLLVGIAMAVLGYWPKDSPIYPARQVAKPKAARTYGKILPVFANWTSNNQNVQPMDESVINFNHTNGTLTTDAPPTLGFFAEFLDQHMYSDKLKVFGPLIMGIGIFLFICANAVLHENRDKKTKIINLRDIYSTVIDIHSLRTKDSSPLNGFVNYVQSRGLEGKLSPAYSAAVLAKSSWPSTLPGKLQEQGADDQTKQQSFLKRHSLSPERQTFTDTVYSIYREQNRMTEQVSEPKQWETRSLVTSSVNAFTLPVIKLNNCAVEERRRSGRTDAESLLDCKAKAVVCKAQEARPSSSDPETKAEAAGAAGLSHQDSLDVYKSMGSLPGLPRASPQGSQVQLLPASPGRRLTGSHLSLSALSDYSRSIDLGVCPSTANERQQERPRRLSCPRLDCSNNKGYIKLGDLGGESFDSSELLASSRKVSAEALAERQSKVTTPHREDGNSDEIQQVIKRQYSNKEKLLMISRSDTTLDDEEVESTDI; this is encoded by the coding sequence ATGATAGCCACTGGTGGCCTGCTGCGGATTTCTGCTAGGCGACAAGACTCGCTCAGGGCAAAGAATCGAGCGGAGAACAAGCGAAAGAGGAAAgcgaagaagaagaggaagaatgaTGTGGTTGTGGTCAAAGGCAAACTCAAGCTGTGCTCCATTTCAGGGCTAGTCGCGGCAGTAGGGATCCTTGTGCTCCTGGTGGGAATAGCCATGGCCGTGCTGGGATACTGGCCAAAGGACAGCCCCATTTACCCAGCTCGTCAGGTGGCCAAGCCTAAAGCTGCAAGGACCTATGGCAAAATACTGCCTGTATTTGCTAACTGGACAAGCAATAACCAGAATGTGCAACCTATGGATGAAAGCGTAATTAACTTTAATCATACCAATGGCACCTTGACTACTGATGCTCCCCCAACCCTTGGTTTCTTTGCAGAGTTCCTTGACCAGCACATGTATTCAGATAAGCTGAAGGTGTTTGGCCCTCTGATTATGGGTATtggaatttttcttttcatttgtgcCAATGCAGTGTTGCACGAAAACAGAGATAAAAAGACCAAAATCATCAACCTTAGGGACATCTATTCGACGGTTATCGACATCCACAGCTTGCGGACTAAGGACAGTAGCCCACTAAATGGCTTTGTGAACTACGTGCAGTCGAGGGGCTTAGAGGGCAAGCTGAGTCCCGCCTACAGTGCTGCTGTGCTTGCCAAGAGCTCCTGGCCCTCCACGCTTCCGGGAAAATTGCAAGAGCAGGGGGCCGACGACCAAACGAAGCAGCAGTCCTTTTTGAAGCGACACAGCTTATCACCAGAAAGGCAGACTTTCACTGACACAGTCTACAGCATATACAGGGAGCAGAACAGGATGACCGAGCAGGTATCAGAACCCAAACAGTGGGAGACCAGGTCCTTAGTCACCTCTTCCGTTAACGCTTTCACTCTTCCGGTAATAAAGCTTAATAACTGTGCAGTGGAGGAAAGAAGGCGATCTGGGAGAACGGACGCGGAGAGCCTACTCGACTGTAAAGCCAAGGCTGTCGTCTGCAAGGCCCAGGAAGCTCGGCCGAGCTCCAGCGATCCGGAAACCAAAGCGGAGGCCGCAGGAGCTGCAGGGCTGTCGCACCAGGATTCGCTGGATGTTTACAAGAGCATGGGCAGCCTGCCGGGGTTGCCCCGTGCGTCACCGCAGGGGTCGCAGGTCCAGCTGCTGCCTGCCTCACCCGGTCGGAGGCTGACGGGGTCGCACTTGTCCCTCAGCGCCCTCTCCGACTACTCGAGGTCCATTGACCTGGGCGTCTGTCCGTCGACAGCCAACGAGAGGCAGCAGGAGAGGCCCCGTCGCCTCAGCTGCCCTCGCCTGGACTGCTCGAACAACAAGGGCTACATAAAACTGGGGGACCTGGGAGGGGAGTCTTTTGACTCCTCCGAGCTGTTGGCCTCCAGTCGAAAGGTCTCAGCGGAAGCGCTGGCCGAGAGACAGAGTAAGGTAACCACTCCTCACCGGGAGGATGGAAACTCTGACGAAATACAGCAAGTGATAAAAAGGCAATACTCCAACAAGGAAAAGCTTCTGATGATATCCAGATCAGACACAACTTTGGACGATGAGGAAGTAGAAAGCACTGACATTTGA